One window from the genome of Candidatus Kuenenbacteria bacterium encodes:
- a CDS encoding PilN domain-containing protein, which produces MFDHPKNNNDKDEGINFLPGELQQARHHSPKKDPVSPGLHMPAKDDGKKIIANTQPSHVVGKPKTPKPSFFGRLFKKKLKSPKESSVVAVNEVKIQPPKTTPAAPTHSPVSTYSPPAKIIPSTKVVQVKKEIGGFNEVKSANKNTDEPGLVVNLLPSSPKGFTDTQIIWSYFFIFIISLLVVFSPYIYFESKNKRYNEDINLLKEKLILIDKKITEFESEIKDYGSLSQQFNNLNNVFKNHVYWSQFFPTLENHTAGNVYFTGLSVTDLGGVDLGGKALNLRSMAEELVVLNSSPIYQDVKLTNLTFEKTEQPGDPGVSFSISFIVPHSVIEKVGNADNNTQPQ; this is translated from the coding sequence ACCACAGTCCCAAAAAGGACCCAGTAAGCCCCGGTCTTCATATGCCCGCAAAAGATGATGGCAAAAAAATTATAGCCAACACGCAACCTTCGCATGTTGTTGGCAAGCCAAAGACACCCAAGCCGTCTTTTTTTGGTCGTCTATTTAAGAAGAAATTAAAAAGCCCAAAAGAATCGTCAGTTGTCGCCGTGAATGAGGTCAAAATTCAGCCCCCAAAAACAACACCCGCTGCCCCGACCCATTCTCCAGTAAGCACTTATTCTCCTCCCGCCAAAATTATTCCTTCCACCAAGGTGGTCCAGGTCAAGAAAGAAATTGGTGGTTTCAATGAGGTCAAGTCTGCCAATAAAAATACTGATGAGCCAGGATTGGTTGTGAACTTACTCCCCAGCAGCCCCAAGGGGTTTACCGACACCCAGATTATTTGGAGCTATTTTTTTATTTTTATTATCAGCTTGTTAGTTGTTTTTTCTCCCTATATCTATTTTGAGAGCAAAAATAAGCGCTACAATGAGGATATAAATCTGCTTAAAGAAAAACTCATATTGATAGATAAAAAAATAACCGAATTTGAATCAGAGATAAAAGATTATGGTAGTCTTTCCCAGCAGTTTAATAATCTGAACAATGTTTTCAAGAATCATGTCTACTGGAGTCAGTTTTTCCCCACCCTGGAAAATCATACAGCTGGCAACGTTTATTTTACGGGTTTATCGGTGACTGACCTCGGCGGTGTTGATCTCGGCGGCAAAGCTCTAAACTTGCGCTCCATGGCAGAAGAGCTAGTAGTTTTAAATTCCAGCCCGATTTACCAAGATGTAAAATTGACCAATCTGACCTTTGAAAAAACAGAACAGCCAGGTGATCCCGGTGTGTCTTTTAGTATAAGTTTTATTGTTCCCCACTCTGTGATTGAAAAGGTGGGTAATGCCGACAACAATACTCAACCGCAATAA